In one Rutidosis leptorrhynchoides isolate AG116_Rl617_1_P2 chromosome 8, CSIRO_AGI_Rlap_v1, whole genome shotgun sequence genomic region, the following are encoded:
- the LOC139863006 gene encoding protein transport protein Sec61 subunit beta-like translates to MALNGAAPPRGSAAAAAANLRRRRTSGTGGATGGTAGNMLQFYTDDAPGLKISPNVVLVMSIGFIAFVAVLHVVGKLYLVRKD, encoded by the coding sequence ATGGCTTTGAATGGGGCAGCTCCGCCGAGAGGAAGTGCAGCAGCCGCTGCAGCTAACTTACGTAGGAGAAGGACGAGTGGAACTGGAGGGGCAACTGGTGGGACCGCTGGAAACATGCTCCAATTTTACACCGATGATGCACCTGGATTGAAGATCTCTCCAAATGTTGTTCTGGTGATGAGCATTGGCTTCATTGCTTTTGTTGCTGTACTTCATGTTGTGGGTAAGCTTTACTTGGTTCGTAAGGATTAA
- the LOC139864368 gene encoding uncharacterized protein → MERVLEALRAGKLDHLKPPKKDKGKVAEEDSKTKTFAWQKTDKAKNADLTINMVDAEKIKRMHIDTGSGVDIMYEHCYRFLPTEVKAQLRQPDITLSRFSGESSWPLCRIELIVELADDKNPELIRHELVDFYVVRSTSRYNALLGRNFIRHFNIIPSAVHGLIKFSTMGRVATIASHQTTELCGSVVPISIPSMGEQLKRNIVIANRLHLDNRIKIDAGLSAETKAKLHSILSVNTDVFAWKESDMTGVPRDIAEHKLNVNPSVTPIRQKMRHMALERSDWLCAKVDNLVRANILREVRYQTWVANPVLVKKADGNWRMCVDFKDINKACPKDNYPLPEID, encoded by the exons atGGAACGAGTACTGGAAGCACTGCGTGCAGGTAAATTAGATCACTTGAAACCACCAAAGAAGGATAAGGGAAAAGTTGCAGAAGAAGATTCAAAAACCAAAACTTTCGCATGGCAGAAAACAGATAAAGCTAAAAATGCCGatttaaccattaatatggtcgacgcGGAGAAA ATTAAACGTATGCATATTGACACCGGAAGCGGTGTCgacattatgtatgagcattgctatCGTTTTCTTCCcacagaagtcaaagcgcagttacgccaacCCGATATTACGCTATCAAGATTCTCTGGGGAAAGCTCATGGCCGCTATGCCGGATAGAGCTAATAGTAGAGCTTGCGGATGATAAGAACCCGGAGTTGATCAGGcacgagttagttgacttttatgtggttcgttcgacTTCGCGTTACAATGCGCTACTGGGGAGGAACTTCATACGGCATTTTAACATCATACCATCGGCcgtgcatggcttgattaagttttCTACAATGGGCAGAGTTGCCACAAtcgcgtcacatcaaacaaccgagttatgtggttcagttgtgcctATAAGCATTCCCAGCATGGGAGAGCAACTTAAAAGAAATATAGTCATAGCCAACCGACTGCATCTGGACAACCGTATCAAAATCGACGCAGGCTTGTCAGCGGAAACTAAGGCTAAATTGCACAGTATATTGTCCGTTAACACAGATGTTTTCGCATGGAAAGAATCAGACATGACGGGGGTCccgcgggatattgcggaacataagttgaatgttaatccGTCAGTTACACCCATTAGGCAGAAGATGCGGCACATGGcccttgagcgcagtgattggttatgcGCAAAAGTTGATAACCTAGTCAGAGCAAATATTCTGCGGGAAGTACGGtaccagacatgggttgctaacccTGTGTTGGTGAAAAAAGCTGATGGTAACtggcggatgtgcgttgattttaaggACATTAACAAAGCGTGTCCtaaagacaattaccctctcccggagattgaCTAG